The following coding sequences are from one Aquificaceae bacterium window:
- the oadA gene encoding sodium-extruding oxaloacetate decarboxylase subunit alpha: protein MREIFITDVSLRDGIQSLLATRVRTEDMLEIVSILDKCGFWSLEVWGGATFDVCLRYLKEDPWERLRLFKKHAPNTKLEMLLRGQNVVGYRHYADDVVEEFVKRAYDNGIEVFRIFDALNDTRNMRKSIETAKKVGAIVKGVLSYTISPVHTVEYYVNVAKELVNMGIDIISIKDQAGLLSPKVAYELVKALKSEFPNYPVHLHTQTTADLAEMAQLKGIEAGADMIDTVFYSLSCQTSHPPGETMIYVLREFGYEVKVDEKLYQKAGDLFASIRTKYKKYDVLPPYPDVGVLLHQVPGGMISNFISQLREQGMEEKLPEVLEEVVRVRQDLGYPPLVTPTSQIVGSQAFLNVLHGERYKVVTKETKDYVKGLYGRPPAPISEELIKKILGEEEPIYHIRPADLLEPELPKVREEAIKAGAKSEEDILSYALFPLVAKEFFEFREKGEKLPPEEPIEEKRENIPVEFIVTVHGEQYHVQIAGRGEPTAEGRPFFIRLDGKLEEVILKPLKELKNIPSPYGEITSAMEVKPKRPRPVGVGDVTSPISGKVVNVKVSVGQTVKEGDVLFVVEAMKMENEVHSPVEGVVEEVLISVGDVINPDEVAVKIKPIKI from the coding sequence ATGCGAGAGATTTTTATAACAGATGTTTCTCTCAGGGATGGTATCCAGTCTTTGCTTGCGACAAGAGTAAGAACGGAGGATATGCTTGAAATAGTAAGCATACTTGACAAGTGTGGTTTCTGGTCTCTTGAGGTATGGGGTGGGGCAACCTTTGATGTTTGTCTTAGGTATCTAAAGGAAGACCCTTGGGAAAGGCTAAGGCTTTTCAAAAAACATGCTCCAAATACAAAACTTGAAATGCTCCTAAGAGGACAAAATGTAGTTGGCTATAGGCACTATGCGGACGATGTGGTGGAGGAATTTGTAAAAAGAGCATACGATAACGGTATAGAAGTCTTTAGGATCTTTGACGCTCTTAACGATACAAGAAATATGAGAAAATCCATAGAAACCGCCAAGAAGGTGGGGGCAATAGTTAAGGGAGTGCTCTCTTATACCATAAGCCCAGTGCATACGGTGGAGTATTACGTTAATGTTGCAAAAGAACTGGTGAATATGGGAATAGATATTATTTCTATAAAAGACCAGGCAGGACTGCTGTCTCCAAAGGTAGCCTATGAATTGGTAAAGGCTCTCAAGTCTGAGTTTCCAAACTATCCAGTTCATCTCCATACTCAAACCACTGCGGACCTTGCAGAGATGGCACAGCTCAAGGGTATAGAAGCGGGTGCGGACATGATAGATACGGTCTTTTATAGCCTTTCTTGTCAAACCTCTCACCCACCCGGCGAGACCATGATCTATGTGCTAAGGGAGTTTGGCTATGAGGTTAAAGTGGACGAAAAGCTTTATCAAAAGGCTGGAGACCTCTTTGCAAGTATAAGGACAAAGTATAAGAAATACGATGTTCTGCCACCTTATCCAGACGTGGGAGTTCTTTTGCATCAAGTTCCTGGGGGTATGATATCCAACTTTATAAGCCAATTAAGAGAGCAGGGTATGGAGGAAAAACTACCAGAGGTGCTTGAGGAGGTTGTCAGGGTCCGTCAAGACCTTGGATATCCACCTCTTGTTACGCCTACAAGCCAAATAGTAGGCTCTCAGGCTTTTCTTAATGTGCTACATGGAGAGAGATACAAAGTGGTTACAAAGGAAACAAAGGACTACGTAAAGGGGCTATATGGCAGACCACCTGCACCCATCAGTGAGGAGCTCATAAAGAAAATCCTCGGAGAGGAAGAGCCCATATATCATATAAGACCTGCGGACTTGCTTGAACCAGAGCTACCAAAGGTCAGAGAAGAAGCCATAAAGGCTGGTGCAAAGAGCGAAGAAGATATACTGTCCTACGCCCTCTTTCCATTGGTTGCCAAAGAGTTTTTTGAATTCAGAGAAAAAGGAGAGAAACTCCCTCCAGAAGAGCCTATTGAAGAAAAGAGAGAAAACATACCTGTGGAGTTTATAGTGACCGTTCATGGAGAACAGTATCATGTTCAAATAGCAGGAAGGGGAGAGCCTACTGCGGAAGGAAGACCTTTCTTTATCAGGCTTGATGGAAAGTTAGAGGAGGTTATACTCAAACCTCTCAAAGAACTAAAAAATATACCATCACCCTACGGTGAAATAACCTCTGCTATGGAGGTAAAGCCTAAAAGACCAAGACCTGTGGGTGTTGGGGATGTGACTTCACCTATTTCTGGAAAAGTCGTAAATGTAAAGGTAAGTGTAGGACAGACTGTGAAAGAGGGTGATGTGCTCTTTGTGGTAGAAGCCATGAAGATGGAAAATGAGGTTCACAGTCCTGTGGAAGGTGTTGTGGAGGAAGTGCTTATATCTGTGGGTGATGTGATAAATCCAGATGAGGTGGCGGTAAAGATAAAACCCATAAAGATATGA